The Candidatus Binatia bacterium DNA window CCCCGGTAGCCGTCCACGACCGCGCGCTTGTGCATCTTGATCAGCATGTCGCGCCGGGCCTTCTCCTCGGAGATCCCCGCCAGGTGCAACTCGATGCTCGAGAAGCGCGTGGTCTCGCCGGTCTCGAGGATGCTTGCCGAGTCGCCTTGGTAGACGTCGTGCGGACTCACCCGCTTCACGGTGACGGCCGGGCCGCAGGCGACCAGGGTCAGAGCTAGCAAGACGAGGCCGAACTTTCGCGACGACATCCAGCGAGATTCGCGGTTGCGCGCTCCGGAAACAAGCAGCGGGTCCGGTGGCCTTCGCCTGTGGGCGGAATCCTGGTAAGCCGGGCTCGATGGACGATCGACTGCCCACGCTGGCCGAACTCGAGCTGACGGTGCTCGACCCCTACCCGGATTGGAAGGCCCGCAGGGAGGCCGGGCCGGTCGAGATCAAGCAGGTGATGGGGCTTCCAAACGCGAAGGCCTTCACGCGAGACGCGTGCGAGGCCGTGCTGAAGGATGAAGCCGCCTTCTCGGCGAGGGTGAATCAGGAGAGCATGGGCCCGTACATGGGGACGGTCCTTCTCGGGATGGATGGCCCCGAGCACACCGTGTACCGGAACCTCGTCTCGCACGCGTTCCGACGCTCGGCCCTCGAGCGATGGGAGTCGGAGCTCATCGAGCCGACGATCGGGGAGCTCCTCGATGCGATCGTCCCGGACGGCCGCGCGGACCTCGTTCGTGCTGTCACGAGCCGCTATCCGCTCAAAGTGATCACGAGCCTCATGGGCGTACCCGTCGAGGATGTGGATCGCTTCCAATCGTGGGCGGAAGACGTGAGCAGTGGCCCGCTCAACCCCGAACGCGGACTCGCGTCCTCCAAGGCGATGCGCGACTACCTCACGCCCATCGTCGAGGAACGAAAGCGGAATCCGAAGGACGACCTGGTGACCGACATCGTGACCGCCGAGGTCGCCGGCGAGCGTCTCTCCGACGAGCACATCTACGGGTTTCTCCGACTTCTGTTGCCGGCCGGAGCGGAGACGACGTACCGGGTCTTCGGCAACACGCTCTTCGCACTGCTCTCTGATCAGAGCGCGCTCGAACGCGTTCGCACCGACCGCTCGCTCGTGCCTCGGGCGATCGAGGAGACGCTTCGATGGCAGACGTCGGTGACGTTGGTGTCTCGCGTGGCAAAGCAGGACACTAAAGTCGCCGGGTGCCCGATCGCCGCGGGGACGGTGGTATCGATGATGGTCGGCGCGTCGAACCGCGACGAGCAACATTTCGAGGAACCGGACGAGTGGAATCTCGATCGTCCCGAACAGCCGGGGCACCTGTCGTTCGGATGGGGACGCCACCTGTGCCTCGGGATGCATCTGGCGCGTCTCGAGTTGTTGGTCGGGGTGAACGCCGTGCTCGACCGATTGCCGAATCTGCGGTTCGATCCCGGTGCACCGCCAGCCGAGATCCGTGGTCATGCGTTTCGCGGGCCGGTCACGTTGCCGGTCCTCTTCGACCCGTCCTGACCCCGGCGCCAGTGAAACCCCCAACTCCTTCGCCGGGGATCGCTCCGACCCGCCAGCGACTCCCGCGTCCGACCGAGGTCCGTAGAAGCTCCCGTGCCCGCTGGAGACCAAGACGAACCACCGAAGCCCCCCCTCCGACAAACCGCCACAAGAGTGACGATTAGAGAAACCGCCGAGATTAAAGAACTTCCCTGGCGACTGGGAGTATTTCCCCGCCCGGGCGTGCGCCCCGCGAGCCGGTTGCTAGGAATCATCCGACTATTCTTCCAACCTGCACGACAGAAGGGGACGAACCATGGGCGAGCTGCGAATGCTCATCGACGGCAAGCTGGTGGAGGCCGAGGGTGGGGCGACTTTCGATAACCTGAATCCGGCGACCGAAGAGGTCTTGGGGCAGGTCGCGAGCGGTTCCGCGAGCGACATGGCGCGCGCCGTCGCTGCCGCCCGCCGTGCCTTCGACGGCACGGATTGGGGCACGGACGG harbors:
- a CDS encoding cytochrome P450, which codes for MDDRLPTLAELELTVLDPYPDWKARREAGPVEIKQVMGLPNAKAFTRDACEAVLKDEAAFSARVNQESMGPYMGTVLLGMDGPEHTVYRNLVSHAFRRSALERWESELIEPTIGELLDAIVPDGRADLVRAVTSRYPLKVITSLMGVPVEDVDRFQSWAEDVSSGPLNPERGLASSKAMRDYLTPIVEERKRNPKDDLVTDIVTAEVAGERLSDEHIYGFLRLLLPAGAETTYRVFGNTLFALLSDQSALERVRTDRSLVPRAIEETLRWQTSVTLVSRVAKQDTKVAGCPIAAGTVVSMMVGASNRDEQHFEEPDEWNLDRPEQPGHLSFGWGRHLCLGMHLARLELLVGVNAVLDRLPNLRFDPGAPPAEIRGHAFRGPVTLPVLFDPS